From the Vanacampus margaritifer isolate UIUO_Vmar chromosome 14, RoL_Vmar_1.0, whole genome shotgun sequence genome, the window CCAAAGTCAAGTGATGATGTGCcacatatttctttttttccatttgtacgccgggggggggggcttcgaTAAGGTTGGGGCGGCGTGCGCCGGCCGAGTCAGAAAAAGTCAGCGGGAGGGCTGCGAGGTCAACCCGACGGCGGGGTCGGCGAAAGAACGCTGGCGTTGGGGACCAGGAATCTGACACCACCCTCTCACAAACGCCGCCACTTGGAGCGGCGTCCCGGGCCTGAGTGACGGCCCACGAGACTCCAGGCTCTGACACCTCGTTATCGCGCTGGCATGGCAGCGGGCAGAGAGGCCCGTCAGGCATGTGATGCAAAAAGGGGATGAGGGGGATTAAGGTTGTCGGGCCAGCGGTAATCAATAGATGCATTCTATCAAATGTATTCAACCACCAAATTTGGACATAGGAAATTTGGGCctgaacattaaataataataactggtATTTGCATTTataccagtggtccccaaccaccgggccgtggacctgtaccgggccgtgggcacctttggaccgggccgcgtcgggccgcacagttgaaaaaaaacaaaacaacttactgtacttccggttaattgattagccgaggataaaaatattttattttgaaaagtgaccagattgtctctgtttacgacggactcttgacacatgtcaagatgctaattatctctgtcgcgttttgttacccttgttatggtagtggacttgcgtttgttgtcgtagccttttattaatcagccgacgaacagccaagcacccccccccaccccaccccaaacccactgggttgccggtccgccaaagttgtggacatgtatgaaccggtccatggtgaaaaaaaggttggggaccactgatttaTACAATTTACACGACATAATATCATTAAAGTGTGACTATGTGTGGATACAACAGTTAGAATCCATCGGTGCGCAGTCTCTATCtccgtgtgagtgtgtgcgtgtgtgcgtcacTATCTACAGCCGCACTCCGCCACGACCATGCCCTCATATTTGTGGTTGAAGGTCATCACCCCGTTATCGTAATAAAGGAGCGAGATGGGCTCCAGCTTAGTGGGTACACAGCAGGCACGCGATGCCCTCTCCGGACTCTTAACACTGAGCAGTGTCTGCACGATGGCGTGTTTGGTGGGCGAGACCTCGGAGGTCATTGGCGGGCCGCACACGCCGTTGCACATGTAGGCCTCGTAGCCCACCGGCTGCATGATCCACGTGTCCCAGCCGATGTCTTTAAAATCCACAAACAGCGGGGTTCTCCTGCAGCTTTCGCCCTTGAGACCGCGGCGGATCCGAGCGGGGGTTTGGTAGAGAAGCTTCAGCTGGTCAAGGTTGTGGTTAACGAACGGCCGGAACGGATTCGGGTCCGCggactccgggcggatctcgtCATGCGCGGGACCGCCTTTGTTGGGCTCGTCTGAGAAAACGATCATCGCCGCGTTGCGTTTCCCATCCGCGTTTCGCCCAATGTCAACGAAGACCTCGCCCTGGTCCCATGTGACCTCAGGCCCCAAGATGGCGATGCGGACCTGCAGCCTGTGCGTCGCTTGGCCGCACTTCCGCCAGAGCGCAACCGCAGGAGTCAGGTCCAAGGACACCCAGCCGTTATCCTTGGCATGGATGTGCTTCGTCACCACTTCCTCCAGATCCTCGGACTCCTCCTGATCCCGCCTTCTCACCTCTTTTCCGACCTCCCTGGTCCAAACCACGCCGTCGTGCACTTTGTAAATGGTCACCTGGCACTCGAGGCCGGCAAAGGGTCTGTGGGCTCTCTGGACGAGGGTCAAAAGGCGGAGCTCTGCTATGGTGATGTGCTCGTGGAGGGGCACCGAGATGTTGAAGAGCAACGGATGTGTTCTTACACCCCTGACTGTCACTCCAAAGGGGGAAGAatctgaaaattttaaaaagtttccCTTAGTATGGTGTCTGTTTAAGGGTTCAAAGTCTTGTCAGTGGGTCTTATCATCAAAGTTGTTGCACCCTTGATACTTGACTTGTACAACTTGGGAACATAACCCTATCTTTGGGAACGATAAATTAGCCTACCGGGAAAGAAAAACTTGGGACCCTCAAAGCAATAGGAGTAGAATCATCTTTGGCTAAAGtcactgtggcagggtttgtaCTTTTTGGACccggatttgacacctctgacaAAGACTTATCAAAGAGGCGGTACCCTCAAAGCAATTGCTTCCACATCCCTGACCCATTGCAATTCTATCAAGACAATCAGCTAAAACCTTTCAGAATACAGTCTATGTTAGGCTTCCTCACTCCTGGTCCTCGTAAGTcctgagtcctgcaggtttttgagatgtttctgtcctccaacacagctggttcctaatcagctcatcagcaagctctgcagaagcccgTTAACAATCCTGAGGTTTAGAATCTGCTGTGTTGggaggacggaaacatctaaaacctgcaggactccggctcttgaggaccaggaGTGACGATGCCTAACATAGACTGTATTCTATACTGATAGTTCTTGGAACATTTTGGGGTAAGATGATTTGTCCATGGGGAGATGGGCACCCTCAAAAAAGCTGCTTTTTGGAACCATGACACTTGGAAACCTTGTAGACTCGGCATATGGTCCCAAAAAACTAAACTTAGCCAATAGTTAGACTGATCGGGTTCATTAATAGAGATTGTAGCCTAatgcagaggtccccaaccctggtccagaatcacctgtgttggctgtgggaggcatggaaaacaggctggataccggtccctgaggaccagggttggggacctctggccTAATGGACATAAATGGACTCAAAATCTTCAACTTAACTTCTATTTCTGGTTGCTCAGTGTGCTTCTTAGACCGCATACTTGTTTACCAGATATGTGCCTTCGGTGTCTTTGATATCAAACCTAGAACAGTTTCTGTAACCATGACCCTTGACTTTGAAGCTGGGTAACATTCCCCTCTACTAGAGTCCCAACAAATAATGGAGTGTTTGCCTCGAATGACCTCATTTTGTAACGTTAACTATTGACTTAGAAACTTGGAAACCTTTGGAACAGATTACGGAGAACCCTCTAGAACCAAAGGAATAGGTCTTATGAGGTACATTATAATAGACTCGCCTGGAGGTACTTCAACTCCTGATAGTCCAACGCAAAAGTCATACCCCTTATTGTGAATTTCAAAATAGTAGCCAAGCTCCTTTCTTAAAATCGCAACGTGCTGTATTACAACCGGTTCCGTGCGAGTGCGTACCTTCGTTCTTGAAACTGCGGACAATGCTGGCAGAGGGCACAGCCGTGCGGTCGTTGGCGAATCGCTCAAAGAGTTCCAGCATGTATTCCGGCGGCTCTTTGGGGGACTCCTTCTGCTCCGGTTGCCTCGTGAGGTTCAGCGTGGCCAGAAAGTGGCTGAGAAAGTCAAGCGGCGCATCGTCACGCTCATCTCCGGCAAGAGAAGGCCTCCTCTGGGGACGACCCTCGGGGGGCCTGACGGGACCGCTGGAGCTCAAAGCGGCCAACGTGACCAGAAAGACACTCAAGGAGAGGATCATAGGCTCGAGGGTCATGGCGGAAGGTTATCCAAAAAAGTAGCGGATGACAAGATGTGAGTGGAAGCATTCAACCGGGGTCGACGTGCGACGGGTTGGCGACCAGGCCGAGACAAAACACCTCCGCCCTTGTGGATGGTGCGCTTTGGTTCGGAGGGCAGGGCAGTGTTGGCCAATGTGCGCTGCTGACATGTTTGGAGATGTCATCAGGGTTCCGCTCGGCCCTCC encodes:
- the LOC144033921 gene encoding bone morphogenetic protein 10-like, with amino-acid sequence MTLEPMILSLSVFLVTLAALSSSGPVRPPEGRPQRRPSLAGDERDDAPLDFLSHFLATLNLTRQPEQKESPKEPPEYMLELFERFANDRTAVPSASIVRSFKNEDSSPFGVTVRGVRTHPLLFNISVPLHEHITIAELRLLTLVQRAHRPFAGLECQVTIYKVHDGVVWTREVGKEVRRRDQEESEDLEEVVTKHIHAKDNGWVSLDLTPAVALWRKCGQATHRLQVRIAILGPEVTWDQGEVFVDIGRNADGKRNAAMIVFSDEPNKGGPAHDEIRPESADPNPFRPFVNHNLDQLKLLYQTPARIRRGLKGESCRRTPLFVDFKDIGWDTWIMQPVGYEAYMCNGVCGPPMTSEVSPTKHAIVQTLLSVKSPERASRACCVPTKLEPISLLYYDNGVMTFNHKYEGMVVAECGCR